The sequence AGCACGACCAGCATGGTCGGTTCCGGCTGGTTGTTCGGCGCCTATCACGCATCGCGCATCGCCGGCCCGCTGAGCATCGGCAGTTGGGTGCTCGGCGCGATCATCATCATGCTGATCGCACTGTGTTTCGCCGAACTCGCGGCGATGTTTCCGCGCAGCGGCGCACTGGTGCACATGAGCCATGCGAGTCATGGCGTCGGGCTGGGCCGTATCTGGTGCGGTCTCCTGTTTCTGGCATACGTGCCGGTTCCGGCGGTCGAGGCGGAGGCGATCGTCACGTACGCGAACAACTATCTCCCCTGGTTCATCCAGCCCGGAAGCGCAGGCTTGCTGACGGCTGTCGGCTTCGTCGCATGCGCCGGCCTGCTCGGCATCATGGCATTGTTGAACCTGATGGTGATCCGCTGGCTGCTCAGCGTGAACTCGACCATTACGTGGTGGAAGATACTCGTGCCGCTTCTGACGATTGCCGGCTTGCTGGGCGCGAGCACGCACTGGGGCGTGATGCACGCGGCGCCGGGCAGCTACCATGTGTCCGGCATGTTCACCGCGCTGCCGGCCGCCGGCATCGTCTTCAGCTATCTGGGTTTTCGAACGGCGATCGACCTGGGCGGCGAAAGCGCCAATCCGCATCGAAACATTCCGCTGGCCGTGATCGGCGCGGTCCTTCTGGCGGCCGTCATCTACATCCTGCTGCAGGTCGCATTCATCTACGCGCTTGCGCCGGCCGATCTTGCCGCCGGTTGGAACAACCTCAGCTTCAAGGGCGAAATGGGGCCGTTCGCAGGGCTCGCAACGACCCTCGGCATGGGATGGATGGCCACGCTGCTGTACATCGACGCCTACGTGTCGCCTGGGGGCACTGGCCTGATGTACGTCACCGGCGGCTCGCGCATCCTGTTCGCGGCCGGAGAACTGGACGCTGGCCCACGCATGCTGACGCGGTTGAATGCCAACAGGATTCCCTGGGTTGCCGTACTGATCATGTGGGCGGTCGGTGTGCTGTTCCTGATGCCGTTCCCGGCGTGGCAGCAGATGGTGAGCTATATCACGTCGATCACCGTGCTCACGTATGGGCTGGGGCCGATCGCGCTGCTTGTCCTGCGACGTAACGTACCGGAGCTGCAGCGGCCGTTCCGCATGAGCGGGGCCGGGTTGATCGCGCCGCTCGCATTCGTGTGCAGCAACCTCGTCATCTACTGGACCGGCTTCAAGACCAACAACTTCCTGTTCTCGCTGGTGGCGATCGGCTTCGTCCTCTACGCGCTTCACCATCACGTCGTGTTGCGCCGTAGCGCGCGTGACTTTGGCTGGAAGCACATCGCGTGGTTGCTCCCGTGGTTCGGCGGGCTGTGGCTGTTGTCATGGATGGGTGGTATCGGCGGCGGCCTGGGCGTCATCGGATTCGGCTGGGACATTCTGCTGGTCGCCGCCTGGAGCGTGGTGGTGCTCGTGCTGGCCGTGCGCAGTGCGCTCGATGCCGGCGAGACGTTGGAGATGATGGGGCGCATGAACGAGACCAGTTGACGGATCGACACACACTCGACACAGGCGGGCGCCATGACATCGGGATCGACAGGAGGAGAGGACGGCGCGGCCGGCGAACTCGCATCGCTTCGCGTGGAAACCGGTCGCGTCCAGCGCGCGTCGCAAACGGAAGACGACGCGTCGCCGATCGACATGTATCGCCTGAGTTGCCTCGGGATCGTGGTCGGCGTCGTCACCGGAATCGGCGCCGTGGCTTTTCGCGGCTTGATCGGTTTCGTGCACAACGCGTTTTTCCTCGGCCGGTTTTCGGCCTCGTACAACGCGAGCGAGTTCACGCCCACTTCCGTATGGGGGGCGTTCGTCATACTCGTGCCGGTTGTCGGTGGCCTGGTTGTGACGTGGCTCGTCTGCACCTTTGCGCCGGAAGCGAAGGGGCACGGCGTGCCCGAGGTGATGGACGCGATCTACTTCAAGCGCGGCGTGATTCGGCCGGTGGTCGCGATCGTGAAATCTCTGGCGTCCGCGTTCGCCATCGGCACCGGCGCGGCGGTCGGTAGAGAAGGGCCAATCATTCAGATCGGTTCGGCGCTCGGCTCGACGCTCGGGCAAGCGGTCAGGATGACCACCGGCCAGCGCATCACGCTCGTGGCAGCGGGTGCGGGTGCCGGGATCGCCGCGACGTTCAATACGCCGATCGGCGGCGTCCTGTTCGCGACCGAGCTGATGATGCCGGAGATCAGCGTGAACACGTTCCTTCCCGTTGCGCTCGCGACCGGCACGGCCACCTTCGTCGGACGGTTGTTTTTCGGCAGTGCGCCGGCATTTCTGGTGCCGGCCCAACTGGGTGCGATTCCCGATCGTCCGGGCAGTGTGCTGACACTCCTGCTGTATGCGGCGCTCGGCATCGTCACCGGTGTCGGCGCAGCCATGCTGACCCATGGTCTTCATGTTGCGGAGGATATCTTCGAGCGCATTCCGGGCCGCTATGCACGTCACGCGCTGGGGATGTTGCTCGTCGGCGTGACGATCTACTTGCTGATGCGCTTCGCCGGGCACTACTACGTAGAAGGCGTGGGATATGCAACGATTCAGGCGCTGCTTTACGGACAGCTCGGCGGTGGCCTGTTTCTGATCACGCTGGCGCTCTGCAAGACCCTCGCAACGTCGATCAGTCTGGGCTCGGGATCCTCTGGCGGTGTCTTCTCGCCGTCGCTGTTCATCGGTGCGGCATTGGGCGCGGCGTTCGCCGCATCCGTCCAGGCCGTATCAGCACGCCTGCGTTCGCGATGGTCGGGATGGGGGCGATGGTGGGCGGGGGAACCGGTGCGGCGATGACGGCGGTCGCGATGATCTTCGAGATGACCCGCGACTACGACATCGTGCTGCCCATGATCATCGCCGTTGCGGTCAGCCTTGCGACCCGGCGCCTGCTTTGCCGCGAAAGCATCTATACGCTCAAGCTCGTGCGTCGCGGTCACGTGATTCCGAACGCGTTGCATGCCAACATGTTCCTCGTCCAGAACGCGGCGCAAGTGATGGAGACGGACGTGCTCGTGCAGGACGCCGAGGTACTGTTCCGCGACATTCTGGGCAATCTGGACGGCCCGCCGTTCCGCCACGTGGTCGTTACGCGATCGGGCCGGATCGACGGTGTGCTTCGCATCAACACGGGGTTGCGCCGGGCGATCTCGCACGACCATCCGTCGGTGACGCTCGGTATGCTCGCTCAACGCAATTTCATCGTGGTCGCGCCGGGTGAAGCGGCATTCGATGTGATCAGCAAGCTGCGCCAGAAGCACGCAACCATGGCGGTGGTCGTCACCCAGCCCGAAGAAGAGGGCGCAATGGAGGTGGTCGGGGTCATTGCCAAGGAACACATCGCAGACGCGGTGGCGAGCAGCATCAGGATCTTTCCCGAGAACCAGCGCGGAACGCAGCGCAGCCTGCGGTCAGGGAAACAGCACGGTGACAGCCATGCGTCGACGCGGGCCGAAGCGCATGCCGGCAAGGAGGGGCAGCATGAAACTCAGCGTTGAGCTGGCCGTTCTGCGCCGGCGCCTTGCGGTGGCCCTGCATCTCGACGACTGGAAGGAAGTGTTGGCCGGCAACCTGCAAGACGAGGCGAGTGACGATCGCGAGTGGGTCATCGTCTACCGAACGGCGAATGGATATTGTTGTCTTTACCGGGGGCGGCCGGTCGAGTTCGATGAACTCCCCGATGTGCAGTCGTGGTCCGCCGAGATGGATGTCCGGACCTACTTCATGGGCTTGTGACCGCGATATCGGTGCCGAACCGTTCTGTCGGTCAATGCGTGGCGCGAGCGGGCTCCCGCCACGCTGGCGCTTCATCGATAAACGATATCCGCGCGACGATTCTGTGCCCACGACGCTTCGTCGTGGCCCAATGCAACCGGCTTCTCCTTGCCGAAGCTGACTGCCTCGATCTGTGCATCGGGTACGCCGAGCGTTTCCAGTGTGCGAAGCACGGCCTGCGACCGGCGCTCGCCCAACGCGAGGTTGTACTCACTGGTGCCACGTTCGTCGGTATTCCCCTGGATCAAGATGTGCCGGCCTGGATGAAGGCGCAGATAGTCGGCGTGTGCCTGCAGAAGCGACTGGTACTCAGGCTTCACTTCATAGCTGTCGAAATCGAAATAGATGCTGCGTTTTGCGAGCGGGCTGTTGGGGTTGTTCAATTCGTCAGCCATGGTCGATGGCGTCCCGATCGCCTGACCATTTGCGGTTCCCTGATTCATCATGCCGGCAGTACTGGGCGTCTTTGTCGCGGAGTGGCATCCACCGAACAGCACAAGGGCCAACAGCACCGCATATCGCGTCAAGCTTTTCATCACTGGTCTCCCGAAGAGGGCGTTCGATCGAACGGAATGGGTCGCAGATCAACGGAACGGGGCGCGGCATCACTGCCGGAAGCACAGTGAACGGAGCTGCTCCTGTTTGACGGGCGACGGTGTTTTGTAAATGAATTGAAGGGTGATTCGAAAGACTTTCTTGGTCACATGGTGGGTGAATACAGCCACGTTAACCAGATTAGGAGAAATGTCACATCGTGACTAGTTGCCATGTTACGATGCGGAAATTCTGCGAAATCGTGAATTCAGATGTGCTCCCTCAGCTCGCGTCACTCGACGTCCGGTCGTCCCGATACGAAAGGCCGGGGCGAGCTTCTTGAACCCGGCTACCCAGCTGGGTTTTTTTGTCCGTTGTTGGATCCGTTCGGTAAATCGCGTCAACGATGTCCCAGTCGTCCATCGTGTCTTCCCGCATGACCGCGCCCGAATTGCGCGCGACCACGTCGCTCGCGGCGATCTTCGCGCTGCGCATGCTCGGCCTGTTCATGATCATGCCGGTGTTCTCGGTCTACGCGAAAACCATCCCGGGCGGCGACAACGTGCTGCTCGTCGGCATCGCGCTCGGGGCCTACGGCGTCACACAGTCGCTGTTCTATATCTTTTACGGCTGGGCGTCCGACAAGTTCGGCCGCAAGCCGGTGATCGCCACGGGCCTCGTGATCTTCGCGATCGGCAGCTTCGTCGCCGCGTCCGCGCACGACATCACGTGGATCATCGTCGGCCGGGTGATCCAGGGGATGGGCGCGGTGTCGTCCGCGGTGCTCGCGTTCATCGCCGACCTGACCTCCGAGCAGAACCGCACGAAGGCGATGGCGATGGTCGGCGGGTCGATCGGCGTATCGTTCGCGGTCGCGATCGTCGGTGCGCCGATCGTGTTCCACTGGGTCGGGATGAGCGGGCTGTTCGCGATCGTCGGCGTGCTGTCGATCCTCGCGATCGGCGTCGTGCTGTGGATCGTGCCCGACGCGGCGAAGCCCGTGCACGTGCCCGCACCGTTCGCCGAGGTGCTGCACAACGTCGAGCTGCTGCGCCTGAACTTCGGCGTGCTGGTGCTGCACGCGACGCAGACGGCGCTGTTTCTCGTCGTGCCCCGCCTGCTCGTCGACGGCGGCCTGCCGGTCGCCGCGCACTGGAAGGTCTACCTGCCGGTGATGGGGCTCGCGTTCGTGATGATGGTCCCGGCGATCATCGTCGCGGAAAAACGGGGCAAGATGAAGCCGGTGCTGCTCGGCGGCATCCTGGCTATCCTGATCGGCCAATTGCTGCTGGGCAGCGCGCCGCATACCATCCTGATTGTGGCGGCGGTTCTTTTCGTCTACTTCCTTGGTTTCAACATCCTGGAAGCGTCGCAGCCGTCGCTCGTGTCGAAGCTTGCGCCCGGCTCGCGCAAGGGCGCGGCCACGGGCGTCTACAACACCACGCAGTCGATCGGGCTCGCGCTCGGCGGCATCGTGGGCGGCTGGCTGCTCAAGCAAGGCGGCCCGAACATGGTGTTTCTGATGTGTGCCGGCATGGTTGCAGTATGGTTGGCGATCGCATTCGGCATGAAGCCGCCGCCGCGGCGAGCCTGAACGATCCGGACAGCGTTTGAAAATGAACAAGACTGACGAGTGGGCAGGGGGAGACCGATGATCCGCATTTCCGCGCTCGCAGATCGACGCGCGTTGCTGCATGCGCGGCGTCTGTGGCTTCACTATGGCGTGTTCTGGCTGGGTGCGGTGGCGGTCGGCCTTGTCGCGGTGCTTTACGCGAAGCTGATCGATTTCGGCTACGCGGTGTTTCTGGGCTATGCCGCCGAACATGCATGGTTGCCGCTGATCGTCACGCCGCTGATCGGTGCGGTGACGGTCTGGCTGACGCGGAGATTCTTCGATGGTGCGGAGGGGAGCGGCATTCCACAGGTGATTGCCATGCTGCATGCGCCGGGCAACACGGGTGCGCGGCTGCTCAAGTTCCGGATCCTGATCGGGAAGATACTCGTCTCGTTCCTGGCCATTCTCGGCGGGTTCACGATCGGCCGCGAAGGCCCGACGATTCACGTCGGGGCCGCACTCATGTTCAACCTGCGGCAGTTTTATCCTCAGCGGTTTCGGGCGATTCGCCCGGGCGTGCTCGAGCACCGGCTGGCCCTCGCGGGCGCGGCGGCAGGCCTTTCCGCCGCGTTCAATGCACCGCTTGCCGGTGTCGTGTTCGCGATCGAGGAACTCACGCGCAGTTTCGAACAACGGACGAGTGGCGTGCTGATCACGGCGATCATCTTCGCCGGTATCGTGTCGCTCGGCATTCAGGGTAACTACGTTTATTTCGGTACGATCGACGTAGGGGCGCACCTGCCTCAGTCGCTGGCGCTTGCGGTCATCCTCATCGGTGTGATCG comes from Burkholderia lata and encodes:
- a CDS encoding chloride channel protein, yielding MIRISALADRRALLHARRLWLHYGVFWLGAVAVGLVAVLYAKLIDFGYAVFLGYAAEHAWLPLIVTPLIGAVTVWLTRRFFDGAEGSGIPQVIAMLHAPGNTGARLLKFRILIGKILVSFLAILGGFTIGREGPTIHVGAALMFNLRQFYPQRFRAIRPGVLEHRLALAGAAAGLSAAFNAPLAGVVFAIEELTRSFEQRTSGVLITAIIFAGIVSLGIQGNYVYFGTIDVGAHLPQSLALAVILIGVIAGVMGGIFCWLLLNTRRWMPRRLQDFRAGQPVLFGAACGLVVAVVGVATHGHTFGSGYAEARSMLESHTNVSVLYPVFKMVSMIGSYLPGAPGGLFAPSLAIGAGIGNTLHTLFSGMQLQMLIALGMVGYLAAVTQSPITAFVIVIEMINGHALVISLMATALIASRVSRFFAPPLYEALSTRYFPADHR
- the pal gene encoding peptidoglycan-associated lipoprotein Pal: MKSLTRYAVLLALVLFGGCHSATKTPSTAGMMNQGTANGQAIGTPSTMADELNNPNSPLAKRSIYFDFDSYEVKPEYQSLLQAHADYLRLHPGRHILIQGNTDERGTSEYNLALGERRSQAVLRTLETLGVPDAQIEAVSFGKEKPVALGHDEASWAQNRRADIVYR
- a CDS encoding MFS transporter — its product is MSQSSIVSSRMTAPELRATTSLAAIFALRMLGLFMIMPVFSVYAKTIPGGDNVLLVGIALGAYGVTQSLFYIFYGWASDKFGRKPVIATGLVIFAIGSFVAASAHDITWIIVGRVIQGMGAVSSAVLAFIADLTSEQNRTKAMAMVGGSIGVSFAVAIVGAPIVFHWVGMSGLFAIVGVLSILAIGVVLWIVPDAAKPVHVPAPFAEVLHNVELLRLNFGVLVLHATQTALFLVVPRLLVDGGLPVAAHWKVYLPVMGLAFVMMVPAIIVAEKRGKMKPVLLGGILAILIGQLLLGSAPHTILIVAAVLFVYFLGFNILEASQPSLVSKLAPGSRKGAATGVYNTTQSIGLALGGIVGGWLLKQGGPNMVFLMCAGMVAVWLAIAFGMKPPPRRA
- a CDS encoding APC family permease produces the protein MSTTSSLNLEGKLRRDAGIIGLLFASTTSMVGSGWLFGAYHASRIAGPLSIGSWVLGAIIIMLIALCFAELAAMFPRSGALVHMSHASHGVGLGRIWCGLLFLAYVPVPAVEAEAIVTYANNYLPWFIQPGSAGLLTAVGFVACAGLLGIMALLNLMVIRWLLSVNSTITWWKILVPLLTIAGLLGASTHWGVMHAAPGSYHVSGMFTALPAAGIVFSYLGFRTAIDLGGESANPHRNIPLAVIGAVLLAAVIYILLQVAFIYALAPADLAAGWNNLSFKGEMGPFAGLATTLGMGWMATLLYIDAYVSPGGTGLMYVTGGSRILFAAGELDAGPRMLTRLNANRIPWVAVLIMWAVGVLFLMPFPAWQQMVSYITSITVLTYGLGPIALLVLRRNVPELQRPFRMSGAGLIAPLAFVCSNLVIYWTGFKTNNFLFSLVAIGFVLYALHHHVVLRRSARDFGWKHIAWLLPWFGGLWLLSWMGGIGGGLGVIGFGWDILLVAAWSVVVLVLAVRSALDAGETLEMMGRMNETS